From one Spiroplasma endosymbiont of Panorpa germanica genomic stretch:
- a CDS encoding ABC transporter permease: protein MSNNKLLFKNNLKNILKNKIQFIGLVFLVFLTSLIFTITDITKTRIQTVYGEFISEKMSNQHDFIIDYSETTYNSRKPSDASEDPFFKQLTNLEQRQEFMLNYLKDLVKEDKSELTFDFNRVETRTFALNNKKTLKAVSLNAKQTIDKFIVQSGMPLEFWSSYHGSLNDYSKRWVYVSPGFARANKIGVNDIIRLESDSYGSSVKVANDVDLSIYQNRDINEWIENSKYANENWFRVVGIGSSADFITPIIDQTKPIPNSRDEGLVYVNPELFGNVQEEVSVKISNDLEKTYSVNRQNQEQILQPKSSRDIETYFVGKFKNSDDAENKSATLNSYVNTEKGAQEIGIFGFNQRTGNTSNKLLTHKFDIDYKYSMRTTFLNTTLEVFNLVSLILMIVILIISFFVLITIIKKQIENTTRQNGILRALGCRRYTIISSYLAYPLMIALAGGILGFVIGMSFQEVAVNLFRVYFNIPYQNFIITLTSLFTCVFLIFILLTFVTLITCTLMMNKTPLEMIYSDGKSSTNKFKLALKKTFTFRKNFNSRFRGALLSNSIDKMVGVAATMFVSTTVIGIATITPLILKDNIKYTYYNTNYTTEVEYYQPVYNIPTSFYKTYDPTVKAWDSSDDSNEYLKLENGGTNMTDDIDVLINQYLTGKINPETYSPTFNPRDLTNLLYKNTSKEFLKSNKIKLAADDGVLSKIIVESTWSDYAKFGLSEFKDKKTILNMTKDYQAAKENVENLEKMRKFYLKYRDTVGLDVRRTEFFDEKGQFNKENPDLISDDEFGEIGRFYPRLNQKGQLSDEFGYDIPFNEQLETASLFSRVQFLSYSIWNWTKSYFIDNINQAFIQGIYSQSPYEVRKNIRSSFEEQNKDYNILFGVVPFTPQTDDLGTYFKAMSSDVGFNVYGIKEKSINQKLIDRSSGKNLIEELHKTEKGIVLNATLAKQLNVRTGQTIDLQQLQTALYNDNGVISTQSWDSSDIDAKVKINNQEYTNGKYLYSGSQSGTDDLIKWKNSEIGDKYILNSTVNLTPAPGTAPINPSEMNKNIVKGNTALKSEYQKIEGYVVTGITNQYGDGKAWIKETEAKEISRYDESEAQLFQLFIKEWANPFVKENTEIKNQSLLKALKGLSTSDFVTSSGKDVGNKFENFKTSDYDHRDEILKMFNHEYPMFNYKLSGSKKIDDIDSGLTQTQTFGDYSVPAMQGGTYGNDFYPTYGREAAANLLPKEQVIATLESILGLANSILIFIAIISVILSFVIIMLTSNVIIAENMRIIATMKVLGYSNRSITNLVLSMYIPVVVITSILGFITSMGILIAGVGFLGVGGTIVPFMLKWYWPTFVISIVFALYTISYLMSWYSMNRINPLKAIQID from the coding sequence ATGTCTAATAATAAGCTGCTTTTTAAAAATAATTTAAAAAATATTTTGAAAAACAAAATTCAGTTTATTGGTTTAGTATTTTTAGTATTCCTAACATCTCTTATTTTTACAATTACTGATATTACAAAAACAAGAATTCAAACTGTATATGGTGAATTCATTTCTGAAAAAATGAGTAATCAACATGACTTTATAATAGATTACTCAGAAACAACATACAACTCTAGAAAACCTTCTGATGCCAGTGAAGATCCGTTTTTTAAGCAATTAACAAATCTTGAACAAAGACAAGAATTTATGCTAAATTACTTAAAGGATTTGGTTAAGGAAGATAAAAGTGAATTAACTTTTGATTTTAATCGAGTGGAAACTAGAACTTTCGCCTTAAATAATAAAAAGACCTTGAAAGCTGTTTCATTAAACGCTAAACAAACAATTGATAAATTTATTGTTCAGTCAGGAATGCCTTTAGAATTTTGATCTAGCTACCATGGATCACTAAATGATTACTCAAAAAGATGAGTTTATGTTAGTCCCGGTTTTGCCAGAGCTAATAAAATTGGTGTTAACGATATTATTAGATTAGAATCAGATTCTTATGGAAGTTCGGTTAAAGTAGCCAACGATGTTGATTTATCGATTTACCAAAATCGAGATATTAATGAATGAATTGAAAATTCTAAGTATGCGAACGAAAATTGATTTAGAGTTGTGGGGATTGGCTCATCAGCTGATTTTATAACCCCAATTATAGATCAAACAAAACCGATTCCCAATTCTCGCGATGAGGGTTTGGTATACGTAAATCCAGAACTTTTTGGTAATGTCCAAGAAGAAGTAAGTGTTAAAATAAGTAATGATTTGGAAAAAACATACTCGGTTAATCGCCAAAATCAAGAACAAATTTTACAACCAAAAAGTAGTCGCGATATTGAGACTTACTTTGTTGGAAAATTTAAAAATAGTGATGATGCTGAAAACAAGTCAGCTACCCTAAACAGTTATGTAAATACTGAAAAGGGCGCTCAAGAAATTGGCATCTTTGGTTTTAATCAAAGAACCGGTAATACTTCAAATAAACTATTAACGCACAAATTTGATATTGATTACAAGTACTCAATGAGAACAACTTTTTTAAACACCACATTAGAAGTGTTTAACTTGGTTTCATTGATACTAATGATTGTGATTTTAATAATATCATTCTTTGTCCTAATAACTATTATTAAAAAACAAATTGAAAACACAACTCGTCAAAACGGGATCTTAAGAGCTTTAGGTTGTCGCAGATATACAATTATATCCAGTTATCTAGCATATCCACTAATGATCGCTTTAGCCGGGGGAATCTTAGGATTTGTAATTGGAATGAGTTTTCAAGAAGTGGCGGTAAATTTATTTAGAGTTTACTTTAATATTCCCTACCAAAACTTCATTATCACTTTAACTTCATTATTCACTTGTGTCTTCTTGATATTCATTTTACTGACATTTGTTACTTTGATAACTTGTACTTTGATGATGAATAAGACACCGTTGGAAATGATTTACAGTGATGGAAAATCAAGTACAAATAAATTTAAACTTGCTTTAAAGAAAACGTTTACTTTTAGAAAAAATTTCAATAGTCGTTTTCGTGGAGCACTACTTTCCAATTCAATTGACAAAATGGTTGGGGTAGCAGCTACGATGTTTGTAAGTACCACAGTAATTGGTATTGCAACAATTACACCACTAATTTTGAAAGACAACATAAAGTACACTTACTATAACACAAACTATACAACTGAAGTGGAATATTACCAACCAGTTTACAATATTCCCACAAGTTTTTATAAAACATATGACCCCACAGTTAAGGCGTGAGATTCAAGTGATGACTCTAATGAATATTTAAAACTTGAAAACGGCGGAACAAACATGACTGATGATATTGATGTATTAATTAATCAATATCTAACTGGAAAAATAAATCCAGAAACTTATTCACCAACATTCAATCCTCGTGATTTAACAAACTTACTTTACAAAAACACCAGTAAGGAATTTTTGAAAAGTAATAAGATTAAATTAGCAGCTGATGATGGAGTGCTTTCAAAAATTATTGTCGAAAGTACTTGATCGGATTATGCAAAATTTGGTTTATCAGAATTTAAAGATAAAAAAACAATTTTAAATATGACCAAAGACTATCAAGCAGCTAAGGAAAATGTTGAAAATTTAGAAAAAATGCGAAAATTTTATCTAAAATATCGCGACACAGTTGGACTTGATGTTCGTCGTACTGAATTCTTTGATGAAAAAGGTCAGTTTAATAAAGAAAATCCAGACTTAATCTCAGATGATGAGTTTGGTGAGATTGGAAGATTCTATCCAAGACTAAATCAAAAAGGTCAATTAAGCGATGAGTTTGGTTATGATATTCCTTTCAATGAACAATTAGAAACTGCATCGTTGTTTTCAAGAGTACAATTTCTAAGTTATTCAATTTGAAATTGAACCAAGTCATACTTTATTGATAATATAAACCAGGCTTTCATCCAAGGAATTTATTCTCAATCTCCATATGAAGTGCGAAAAAACATTCGCTCATCATTTGAAGAACAAAATAAAGACTATAACATCTTGTTTGGAGTAGTACCATTTACGCCTCAAACAGATGATCTTGGAACTTACTTTAAGGCAATGAGCTCAGATGTTGGATTTAACGTTTATGGAATCAAAGAAAAATCAATTAACCAAAAATTAATCGATCGCTCTTCGGGAAAAAATTTAATTGAAGAATTACATAAAACCGAAAAAGGAATTGTTTTAAATGCAACACTAGCCAAACAATTAAATGTTAGAACTGGTCAAACTATTGACTTACAACAGCTTCAAACTGCTTTATACAATGATAATGGTGTAATTAGTACCCAATCATGAGATTCAAGTGATATTGACGCTAAGGTAAAAATTAACAATCAAGAATACACTAATGGTAAATATTTATATAGTGGTTCACAATCAGGAACTGATGATTTGATTAAATGAAAAAATTCTGAAATTGGTGATAAATACATTTTAAACTCAACAGTTAACCTAACCCCAGCACCAGGAACAGCTCCAATTAATCCATCAGAAATGAATAAAAACATTGTAAAAGGTAATACCGCCTTGAAGAGTGAATATCAAAAAATTGAGGGTTATGTTGTTACTGGTATAACTAACCAATATGGTGACGGTAAAGCCTGAATTAAGGAAACTGAAGCCAAAGAAATTTCTCGATATGACGAAAGTGAAGCGCAACTATTTCAATTATTTATTAAAGAGTGAGCTAATCCTTTTGTTAAAGAAAATACAGAAATCAAGAATCAAAGTCTCTTAAAAGCTCTTAAAGGACTTTCTACTAGTGACTTTGTAACAAGTTCAGGCAAAGATGTGGGAAATAAATTTGAAAACTTCAAAACCTCAGATTACGATCATCGTGACGAAATCTTGAAAATGTTTAATCATGAATATCCAATGTTCAACTACAAACTTTCGGGTTCAAAAAAAATCGATGATATTGATAGCGGTCTAACTCAAACCCAAACATTTGGTGACTATTCAGTTCCAGCAATGCAAGGGGGAACATATGGTAATGACTTTTATCCAACTTATGGAAGGGAAGCTGCTGCTAACTTATTACCCAAAGAACAAGTAATAGCTACTTTAGAAAGCATTTTAGGACTAGCAAACTCAATCTTAATCTTTATTGCGATTATTTCAGTCATTTTAAGCTTTGTAATCATTATGCTAACAAGTAATGTTATAATCGCTGAAAATATGAGAATTATAGCCACAATGAAGGTTCTGGGTTATAGCAACCGTAGTATTACAAATTTAGTTTTAAGTATGTATATTCCAGTTGTTGTTATAACATCGATCTTAGGATTTATCACTTCTATGGGTATTTTAATTGCAGGAGTTGGATTCTTGGGAGTTGGTGGTACTATTGTTCCATTTATGTTGAAATGGTATTGACCAACATTTGTAATCAGTATTGTTTTTGCACTATACACAATCTCATACTTAATGAGTTGATATTCAATGAATCGTATCAATCCACTAAAAGCCATTCAAATAGATTAG
- a CDS encoding lipoprotein translates to MKKLLSILASTSIIATTGLNVVACDTGSKPKPDDRIIEGNIGPTEGDDESIIKNLNVVADRHWTKEQMVAAGSTGKILDSKNVTAEDVIEGINWMNNTAITPEDVDVKMDVDKNMAIVTAKEGSKFYGTNNFLFNKQVNFEEFIKTADLGDIYLPESLPFPPTNPKKGLNVLPALTLLMEFVGDRNRALELVVDVVAKLSFNIGLAGIIPGNPATKWVTISEDNASVKLVENGLMEGQIIFKYKKNVDNRPEIADLIKVTDLGKLSTKSDEDIIKAVYKANVKTLKKYGEAEILDALEVFSEKDKTYVQFKAGNNKFRGHDPASFTIINTNLASEDKFREEDYQLPITFS, encoded by the coding sequence ATGAAAAAATTATTAAGTATTTTAGCATCAACTTCAATCATAGCAACTACTGGATTGAATGTTGTTGCTTGTGATACTGGCTCAAAACCAAAGCCAGATGATAGAATTATAGAAGGAAACATCGGACCAACTGAAGGTGATGATGAATCAATTATCAAAAATCTGAATGTTGTAGCAGATAGACACTGAACTAAAGAACAAATGGTAGCTGCGGGATCGACTGGAAAAATTTTGGATAGTAAAAATGTTACAGCCGAAGATGTAATTGAAGGTATTAACTGAATGAATAACACAGCAATTACACCAGAAGATGTTGATGTAAAAATGGATGTAGACAAGAATATGGCGATTGTTACTGCAAAAGAGGGTTCAAAATTTTATGGAACAAATAATTTTCTTTTCAATAAACAAGTTAATTTTGAAGAATTTATCAAAACAGCTGATTTAGGTGACATTTACTTACCTGAGTCTCTACCATTTCCACCAACAAATCCAAAAAAGGGATTGAATGTTTTACCAGCACTGACATTATTAATGGAATTTGTGGGGGACAGAAATCGTGCGCTTGAATTAGTTGTTGATGTTGTGGCTAAACTAAGTTTTAACATTGGTCTTGCGGGAATTATTCCTGGAAATCCGGCCACAAAATGAGTTACAATATCAGAAGATAACGCTTCTGTTAAGTTAGTTGAAAATGGTTTAATGGAAGGACAAATCATTTTTAAATATAAAAAAAATGTAGATAATCGTCCAGAAATTGCCGATTTGATAAAAGTAACTGATCTAGGAAAATTATCAACCAAAAGTGATGAAGATATCATTAAAGCTGTTTATAAAGCAAATGTTAAGACCCTTAAAAAATATGGTGAAGCAGAAATTCTAGATGCACTAGAGGTATTTAGTGAAAAGGACAAAACATATGTTCAATTTAAAGCTGGAAATAATAAATTTAGAGGTCACGATCCAGCATCATTTACAATTATAAACACAAATTTAGCTTCAGAAGATAAGTTTAGGGAAGAGGATTACCAACTTCCAATAACATTCTCATAG
- a CDS encoding PTS transporter subunit EIIC, with product MSKAEILTDDKTLVSDKKVAEKKLSSKLAKANSGQSSWNKFLSLLQELGKALQFPIAVLPFAAILNRFGALGIQFTTDAAGEITNQAGYWISFFFQAPGGVVFDNLPLLFAIGVAFGLAKDHRGEVALISTVFYLIIVAMTGAERSLPVAIYKTLLPFEAADGTKFSSLFFVPVYKEGAIVGGAYVLSVGVLGGIVAGCLSAYLYNRLKEIELPQALSFFSGRRFVPMVAMVVAMGVALAFAIVWPWIQFVLMKFGNLVADPTKPEVAVPGTAMFAALNRFLLPFGLHQILNTFFWFQLPIKGVVIDPITGNAGTNEIWVSGDINAFTKGIEGSGLFQGGWFPIMMGGMPMAAVAMIMAAPKEKRQQVAGFLGGVAAVSFISGITEPIEFSFVFIAPVLFGIHVGLSAVFFAVSTAMRIQIGFGFSAGLIDYIVSFAQSWGFSQHNTGAFRVLSNPLMTLVLTAGAGATYYFIFYTVIVKMNIQTPGREIEVDGAAPVAYVKAEKTKGKKDFTAKANAIIEALGRDNIEIVDNCTTRLRLTLKDVNDPKINDAAIKAAGAFGIKRLGDKSMQIVLGPDVQQVSTKMKELLDK from the coding sequence ATGTCAAAAGCAGAAATTTTAACAGATGATAAGACCTTAGTAAGTGACAAAAAAGTTGCTGAAAAGAAATTATCATCAAAGTTGGCAAAAGCAAATTCAGGCCAATCAAGTTGAAATAAATTTTTAAGTCTTCTTCAAGAACTTGGTAAAGCACTACAATTCCCAATTGCTGTGCTACCATTTGCAGCGATTTTAAATCGTTTTGGAGCCTTAGGAATTCAATTTACAACAGATGCTGCTGGTGAAATCACAAACCAAGCAGGTTACTGAATTTCGTTCTTTTTCCAAGCACCGGGGGGGGTTGTGTTTGATAACCTACCGTTGCTATTCGCAATCGGGGTGGCTTTTGGTTTAGCCAAAGATCACCGTGGTGAGGTCGCCTTAATTAGTACTGTATTTTATCTAATTATTGTGGCAATGACAGGAGCAGAAAGAAGTCTTCCTGTGGCAATTTATAAAACTTTATTACCATTTGAAGCAGCAGATGGGACTAAGTTCTCTAGCCTATTCTTTGTACCAGTCTACAAAGAAGGCGCTATTGTTGGGGGAGCTTATGTTTTAAGTGTTGGAGTTCTTGGAGGAATAGTTGCTGGATGTTTATCAGCATATCTATATAACCGCCTAAAAGAAATCGAATTACCTCAAGCATTATCGTTCTTTTCAGGACGTCGTTTCGTACCAATGGTGGCTATGGTTGTTGCCATGGGGGTTGCATTGGCTTTCGCTATTGTATGACCATGAATTCAATTCGTATTAATGAAATTTGGTAATTTAGTTGCTGATCCAACTAAACCAGAAGTAGCGGTTCCTGGAACTGCAATGTTTGCAGCACTAAACCGTTTCCTATTACCATTTGGACTACACCAAATTTTAAACACATTCTTCTGATTCCAATTACCAATTAAAGGGGTTGTAATTGACCCAATTACTGGTAATGCTGGAACAAATGAAATTTGAGTAAGTGGGGATATTAATGCCTTCACCAAAGGAATTGAAGGATCTGGATTATTCCAAGGTGGTTGATTCCCAATTATGATGGGTGGAATGCCAATGGCAGCCGTGGCCATGATTATGGCTGCACCAAAAGAAAAACGTCAACAAGTGGCTGGTTTCTTGGGTGGGGTAGCAGCAGTTTCATTTATTAGTGGAATTACTGAACCAATTGAGTTCTCATTTGTATTTATTGCACCAGTTCTATTTGGAATTCACGTTGGATTAAGTGCGGTATTCTTTGCAGTATCAACTGCTATGAGAATTCAAATTGGATTTGGATTTAGTGCCGGATTAATCGACTACATTGTCTCGTTTGCTCAATCGTGAGGATTCTCACAACACAATACTGGAGCATTCAGAGTATTATCAAACCCATTAATGACTTTAGTATTAACAGCAGGAGCTGGAGCAACATACTACTTTATTTTCTACACTGTGATTGTTAAAATGAATATTCAAACACCAGGACGCGAAATCGAAGTTGATGGAGCAGCACCAGTTGCTTATGTAAAAGCTGAAAAAACTAAAGGTAAAAAAGACTTTACTGCAAAAGCAAATGCTATTATTGAAGCTTTAGGAAGAGATAACATTGAAATTGTTGATAACTGTACAACTCGTTTACGTTTAACTTTAAAAGATGTTAATGATCCAAAAATCAATGATGCAGCAATTAAAGCAGCAGGGGCCTTTGGTATTAAAAGACTTGGGGACAAATCAATGCAAATTGTTTTAGGACCCGATGTTCAACAAGTTTCAACAAAAATGAAAGAATTATTGGACAAATAA
- a CDS encoding lipoprotein — protein MKKLLAMFGALSLTVTPVLTVTACQTKVEGRGKTQLSDAVKTLDLGDLEVKHTYAPPELYSIFIGIKKLNPDLEPEKEGYTKRFLSIQDLKFKPNVDSTTKSATLIAEPGAHSFTGEIKVTYNLVPYKSEKLDIQKLIVNKELGRFGAGFDKAPRIHELWEKIREKNPTTIGNLGFQYFFVDTREGVINNNQQSTIIALDANLAVGEVVVKYETYHTHNSYGDYAHH, from the coding sequence TTGAAAAAGTTATTAGCAATGTTTGGAGCTCTGTCTTTGACAGTAACTCCAGTATTAACTGTAACAGCTTGTCAAACAAAGGTTGAGGGTAGAGGTAAAACACAATTAAGTGATGCGGTTAAAACTTTAGATCTAGGAGATTTAGAAGTTAAACACACTTACGCTCCCCCGGAACTATATTCAATTTTCATTGGAATCAAAAAATTGAATCCGGATTTAGAACCTGAAAAAGAAGGTTACACTAAAAGATTTTTATCAATTCAAGATTTGAAATTTAAACCTAATGTTGATAGTACAACAAAAAGTGCAACCCTGATTGCTGAGCCGGGAGCTCACTCTTTTACCGGAGAAATCAAAGTAACCTATAATCTTGTACCATATAAAAGTGAAAAATTGGATATTCAAAAACTTATTGTTAATAAAGAACTAGGAAGATTTGGAGCTGGATTTGATAAGGCTCCTCGTATTCATGAACTGTGAGAAAAAATTCGCGAGAAAAATCCAACCACAATTGGAAACTTAGGCTTCCAATACTTCTTCGTGGATACTCGTGAAGGAGTTATAAATAATAATCAACAATCAACTATTATTGCCCTAGATGCTAATTTAGCTGTTGGTGAAGTTGTTGTTAAATATGAAACTTACCACACTCACAATAGCTATGGGGACTATGCCCATCACTAA
- a CDS encoding CoA-acylating methylmalonate-semialdehyde dehydrogenase — translation MKDFTIVDNYINGNLVKNNKDNKYLDLINPANKKIIGKVILSDKDDIEEIISFAKKGFKVWSNYSTPKRVEVVLNFLELVRKSKQELAEIITIENGKPIFESLGEVQRGIESIQHAVTTMNLAMGDSLGNIATGVEATSYNYPIGIVAGICPFNFPMMVPCWMFPLAIALGNCFVLKPSEKTPQLSLELARLFTKAGLPEGVLSILNGGKEAVDAIIENKNIKGISFVGSKRVGQYIYQKGSENFKRVQALTGAKNHSIILKDANIDHAVDQILKSAFGSAGQRCMACSVVVIENQVADEFCQKLVTKAKMLKIGDGLVKDTTLGPIISEQSLNNILKYIEEGIAQKAKLILDGREVMDDSGYFIGATIFDEVTSEMSIWKEEIFGPLLSIVRVDNLQEAIAITNESDFGNGACLFTNNAASIRTFRENIDAGMLGINLGVPAPIASFPFSGWKDSFFGTSHTNGKDGVAFYTRRKVVTALLNIGKAK, via the coding sequence ATGAAGGATTTTACCATTGTTGATAATTATATTAATGGTAATTTAGTAAAAAATAATAAGGATAATAAATATTTAGATTTGATTAATCCTGCCAATAAAAAAATTATTGGAAAAGTTATCTTATCTGATAAAGATGATATAGAAGAAATTATTTCTTTTGCAAAAAAAGGTTTTAAAGTTTGAAGTAACTATTCAACCCCGAAAAGAGTTGAAGTAGTTTTAAATTTTTTAGAACTAGTTAGAAAAAGTAAGCAAGAACTAGCTGAAATAATAACTATTGAAAATGGCAAACCAATTTTTGAGTCATTGGGTGAAGTTCAAAGAGGAATTGAAAGCATACAACACGCAGTTACTACAATGAATTTAGCAATGGGGGATTCGTTAGGAAATATTGCGACGGGAGTTGAGGCTACTAGCTATAATTACCCAATAGGGATAGTAGCGGGTATTTGTCCTTTCAATTTCCCAATGATGGTCCCTTGCTGGATGTTTCCACTAGCAATAGCTTTAGGTAATTGTTTTGTATTAAAACCTTCTGAGAAAACTCCACAACTTAGTTTAGAGTTGGCTCGACTATTTACTAAAGCTGGTTTACCTGAGGGAGTTTTAAGTATTCTAAATGGTGGCAAAGAAGCTGTGGATGCAATCATTGAAAATAAAAATATTAAAGGTATTTCTTTTGTTGGAAGTAAAAGAGTTGGACAATACATTTATCAAAAAGGATCTGAAAATTTTAAAAGAGTGCAAGCTTTAACAGGAGCTAAAAATCATTCTATTATTTTAAAAGATGCTAATATAGACCATGCTGTTGATCAAATTCTTAAATCAGCATTTGGTTCTGCGGGTCAAAGATGTATGGCTTGTTCGGTTGTAGTTATTGAAAATCAAGTTGCTGATGAATTTTGTCAAAAATTAGTTACCAAAGCTAAGATGCTTAAAATCGGAGATGGTTTGGTAAAGGATACAACTTTGGGTCCTATAATTAGTGAGCAAAGTTTGAACAATATTTTGAAATATATCGAAGAAGGAATTGCTCAAAAAGCGAAACTGATCTTGGATGGTAGAGAAGTTATGGATGATAGTGGATACTTCATTGGGGCAACTATTTTTGATGAAGTCACAAGTGAAATGAGTATTTGAAAAGAAGAAATATTTGGTCCGTTACTATCTATTGTTAGAGTTGATAATTTACAAGAGGCCATTGCAATCACAAATGAATCAGATTTCGGTAATGGTGCTTGCTTATTTACAAATAATGCTGCTTCAATTAGAACTTTTCGTGAAAATATTGATGCTGGTATGCTTGGAATCAATTTAGGAGTTCCTGCACCGATTGCTAGTTTCCCGTTTTCTGGATGAAAAGATTCATTCTTTGGAACTTCGCACACAAATGGTAAAGATGGGGTAGCTTTCTATACCAGAAGAAAAGTTGTCACAGCACTTTTGAATATTGGTAAAGCCAAATAA
- the iolB gene encoding 5-deoxy-glucuronate isomerase produces MKKNLIHRKPNQSESSFLELHNIDMENSNLKYIEFKVIKMRKGQKWSFSNYSNEVCVVILEGQLKIRSSKANKVFSLSRAKGVFTKIPSDSLYAGDNDELNFDSKSDCEFLIAIAKAIKSLETVLIKSSSVRIEKRGKHGNYRTVFNILDDQSEVSSSLIVVEVYTDHGNWSSYPPHKHDTFIENQENILEETYFHKISSKSGFVLQRIYDNGKNDNTFVVKDGDVVLVKSGYHPVSVPPGYNSYYLNIMAGPIKKWNFTNDPDHEWIISK; encoded by the coding sequence ATGAAAAAAAATTTAATTCACAGGAAACCGAATCAATCTGAGTCAAGTTTTTTAGAATTACATAACATAGATATGGAAAATTCAAATTTAAAATATATTGAGTTTAAAGTCATCAAGATGAGAAAGGGACAAAAATGATCTTTTTCAAACTACAGTAATGAAGTTTGCGTAGTTATTTTAGAAGGGCAATTGAAAATCAGAAGTTCAAAAGCTAATAAAGTATTTTCCTTATCACGAGCAAAAGGGGTTTTTACAAAAATTCCAAGTGATAGTTTGTATGCCGGAGATAATGATGAATTAAATTTTGATTCGAAAAGCGATTGTGAATTTTTAATAGCAATTGCTAAGGCAATTAAAAGTCTTGAAACAGTATTAATAAAATCTAGTAGCGTCAGAATTGAAAAAAGAGGGAAACATGGTAATTATAGAACAGTTTTTAATATTTTAGATGATCAAAGTGAAGTTTCAAGTAGCCTAATAGTTGTTGAAGTTTATACAGATCACGGAAATTGAAGTAGTTACCCACCCCATAAACACGATACCTTTATCGAAAATCAAGAAAATATTTTAGAAGAAACCTATTTTCATAAAATAAGTTCTAAGAGCGGATTTGTGTTGCAAAGAATTTATGATAATGGTAAAAATGACAATACTTTTGTGGTTAAAGATGGGGATGTCGTTCTTGTAAAGAGTGGTTATCACCCAGTTTCTGTCCCACCAGGATACAATTCTTACTATCTAAATATTATGGCAGGACCAATTAAAAAATGAAATTTTACAAATGACCCTGACCATGAATGAATTATTTCAAAATAG
- the iolC gene encoding 5-dehydro-2-deoxygluconokinase, with protein sequence MSELDIITFGRACIDLNSIEVNVPMEETKTFAKYVGGSPANIAIGCANLGLRTGFIGKLSSDQHGRFINNYLMEKNVNTSGVVWDRDNHKSGLTFTEILSPQECSIMMYRQKVADLFIKPSELDEDFIKSAGIVLISGTSLSSSPSRETALKLLEICETNFIQVIFELDYRPYSWKNDIETSIYYNLVANRSQIIIGTRDEFDKIFSKNKLTDLQIAENYLNQNSHLVVIKHGEQGSKAFLKDGTIVQAGVFKTKILKTFGAGDSFASGFIYGYIKNETIKKSLLMGSAAASIVVGSHSSSDALPDLKAIKEFMILNEGEINEVS encoded by the coding sequence ATGAGTGAGTTAGATATAATAACTTTTGGTAGAGCTTGTATAGATTTAAATTCAATAGAAGTTAATGTACCCATGGAAGAAACAAAAACTTTCGCTAAATATGTGGGGGGATCACCTGCAAATATTGCCATTGGATGTGCTAATTTAGGATTGAGAACTGGTTTTATTGGAAAGCTCTCAAGTGATCAACACGGTCGCTTTATTAATAATTATTTAATGGAAAAAAACGTAAACACAAGCGGTGTTGTTTGAGATCGTGATAATCATAAGAGTGGTTTAACTTTTACAGAAATTTTAAGTCCTCAAGAATGTAGTATAATGATGTATCGTCAAAAGGTTGCTGATTTATTTATTAAACCCAGTGAATTGGATGAGGATTTTATCAAAAGCGCTGGGATAGTTTTAATTTCTGGCACCTCATTAAGTAGTAGTCCCTCAAGAGAAACTGCCTTAAAACTCTTAGAAATTTGTGAAACAAATTTTATTCAGGTTATTTTTGAATTAGATTATCGACCATATAGTTGAAAAAATGATATTGAAACTTCAATTTACTATAATTTAGTTGCTAATAGATCGCAAATAATTATTGGCACTAGAGATGAATTTGACAAAATATTTTCAAAAAATAAATTAACAGATTTACAGATTGCTGAAAATTATTTAAATCAAAATTCTCATTTAGTTGTAATTAAACACGGAGAGCAAGGATCAAAAGCCTTTCTAAAAGATGGCACAATTGTTCAAGCTGGAGTTTTTAAAACCAAGATATTGAAGACGTTTGGAGCGGGAGATTCTTTTGCATCAGGTTTTATTTATGGTTATATCAAAAATGAAACAATCAAAAAATCTTTATTAATGGGTAGTGCTGCAGCATCCATTGTTGTTGGCTCTCATAGTTCATCAGATGCATTACCAGATTTAAAAGCTATTAAGGAATTTATGATTTTGAATGAAGGTGAAATTAATGAAGTTAGTTAA